One stretch of Rhizobium rhizoryzae DNA includes these proteins:
- a CDS encoding dicarboxylate/amino acid:cation symporter: protein MELNLDAAAPRGKVPLYRQLYVQVLVAITAGIILGHYYPDIGASLKPLGDAFIRLVKMIIAPVIFLTVATGIAGMTDLKKVGRVAGKAMIYFLTFSTLALAVGMLVANVVQPGSGMHIDPASLDAKAVATYATKAHETTITGFLMNIIPETIVGAFAQGDILQVLFFSVLFGISLAMVGDKAKPVTDFLHAVTAPIFKLVAILMKAAPIGAFGAMAFTIGKYGIGSVANLAFLIGTFYLTSILFVVVVLGAVARYNGFSIFALIRYIKEELLLVLGTSSSEAALPGLMQKMERAGCKRSVVGLVIPTGYSFNLDGTNIYMTLAALFIAQATDIQLSFADQILLLLVAMLSSKGAAGITGAGFITLAATLSVVPSVPVAGMALILGIDRFMSECRALTNFVGNAVATIVVARWENELDQTKLQEVLAGHVSEPVANGTLQAAE, encoded by the coding sequence ATGGAATTGAATCTCGATGCTGCCGCCCCCCGCGGCAAGGTGCCACTTTATCGGCAGCTTTATGTTCAGGTGCTCGTTGCCATTACTGCCGGTATCATTCTCGGCCACTACTATCCGGATATCGGCGCTTCCCTGAAGCCCTTGGGCGATGCCTTCATCCGTCTGGTGAAGATGATCATTGCACCGGTTATTTTCCTCACGGTTGCCACCGGCATTGCCGGAATGACCGACCTGAAGAAGGTGGGCCGCGTTGCCGGAAAGGCAATGATCTACTTCCTGACCTTTTCGACGCTCGCGCTTGCTGTCGGCATGCTGGTTGCAAATGTCGTACAGCCGGGTTCAGGAATGCATATCGATCCGGCCTCGCTGGATGCCAAGGCTGTTGCCACTTATGCAACAAAAGCCCATGAGACCACGATCACCGGCTTCCTGATGAACATCATCCCGGAAACCATCGTCGGCGCATTCGCGCAGGGCGATATCCTGCAGGTGCTGTTCTTCTCGGTGCTGTTCGGTATTTCGCTGGCGATGGTCGGTGACAAGGCAAAGCCTGTGACCGACTTCCTGCATGCGGTCACGGCTCCGATCTTCAAGCTGGTTGCCATCCTCATGAAGGCTGCCCCCATTGGTGCCTTCGGCGCCATGGCTTTCACGATTGGCAAATACGGCATTGGCTCCGTTGCCAACCTCGCCTTCCTGATCGGCACATTCTACCTGACCTCCATCCTGTTCGTGGTCGTGGTGCTCGGCGCCGTCGCCCGTTACAACGGCTTCTCGATCTTCGCGCTCATTCGCTACATCAAGGAAGAGCTGCTGCTGGTTCTCGGAACATCGTCCTCGGAAGCGGCACTGCCGGGTCTGATGCAGAAAATGGAACGCGCAGGCTGCAAGCGCTCTGTCGTCGGCCTCGTCATTCCGACGGGTTACTCGTTCAACCTCGACGGCACCAATATCTACATGACTCTGGCGGCACTCTTCATCGCCCAAGCGACCGATATCCAGCTATCATTCGCGGATCAGATCCTGCTGCTGCTGGTGGCTATGCTGAGTTCGAAGGGTGCGGCCGGTATCACGGGCGCAGGCTTCATCACGCTGGCGGCTACGCTTTCGGTGGTTCCTTCGGTTCCCGTGGCCGGTATGGCGCTGATTCTCGGCATTGACCGCTTCATGTCCGAGTGCCGTGCCCTGACGAACTTCGTCGGCAATGCGGTCGCAACCATCGTGGTGGCGCGCTGGGAAAATGAACTTGACCAGACGAAACTTCAGGAAGTGCTGGCAGGACATGTCTCGGAGCCGGTTGCCAATGGCACCTTGCAGGCTGCGGAATAA
- a CDS encoding DUF922 domain-containing Zn-dependent protease, producing MRLQTASIFIGFSISVLTTLAGQANAADWQAVEQIKTYAITGKTGIDLYRSIGEKGPQAGVQAIAHTSFKLTWTRKYEVQGTACAITVAKPKLIITYTMPKPANPLPPDVAQNWARFIAGVEKHERVHGGFTKELVQQIQDFSLGLWVENDPDCKRIREVLTKRLGELSKAERARNAEFDRIELSDGGAVHQLILAFVNGP from the coding sequence GTGCGACTTCAGACAGCATCGATCTTCATCGGCTTTTCCATCAGTGTTTTGACGACCCTTGCCGGTCAGGCCAACGCCGCCGACTGGCAGGCGGTTGAGCAGATCAAGACCTATGCCATCACAGGCAAGACGGGCATCGATCTCTATCGATCGATCGGCGAAAAAGGCCCGCAGGCCGGTGTGCAGGCCATTGCTCATACCAGTTTCAAGCTGACCTGGACGCGCAAATACGAGGTGCAGGGGACCGCTTGCGCCATCACGGTCGCGAAGCCGAAGCTGATCATTACCTACACAATGCCGAAACCCGCCAATCCGCTGCCGCCCGATGTGGCGCAGAACTGGGCCCGTTTCATCGCAGGCGTTGAGAAGCACGAGCGTGTCCATGGCGGCTTTACCAAGGAGCTCGTGCAGCAGATACAGGATTTCAGCCTTGGTCTGTGGGTCGAGAATGATCCTGACTGCAAGCGTATTCGCGAAGTCTTGACCAAACGTCTTGGCGAGCTTTCCAAAGCAGAGCGTGCGAGGAATGCCGAGTTCGATCGGATCGAGCTGAGCGACGGTGGCGCCGTCCATCAGTTGATACTGGCTTTCGTCAACGGTCCGTGA
- the putA gene encoding trifunctional transcriptional regulator/proline dehydrogenase/L-glutamate gamma-semialdehyde dehydrogenase, with protein sequence MTVQTPLSVADPYALKPAFSDFAPSIRPPSQLRQAITNAYRRAEIDCVLPLLDEASLEPQQKQAVRKTARTLVTALRGKHRGSGVEGLVHEYSLSSQEGVALMCLAEALLRIPDMATRDALIRDKISHGDWKSHVGGGRSLFVNAASWGLVVTGKLTATVNDRSLTAALTRLIARCGEPVVRRGVDMAMRMMGEQFVTGETIDEALSRAREMEQKGFGYSYDMLGEAATTKADAERYFRDYENAIHAIGRQANGRGVYAGPGISIKLSALHPRYSRSQAARVMAELLPRVKALCHLAKGYDIGLNIDAEEADRLELSLDLLEEICFDPELAGWNGIGFVVQAYGKRCPFVLDFIIDLASRSGHRIMVRLVKGAYWDAEIKRAHLDGLEDFPVFTRKVHTDVSYIACARKLLAARDLVFPQFATHNAQTLATIYQLAGPEFSIGSYEFQCLHGMGEPLYEEVVDPAKLARPCRIYAPVGTHETLLAYLVRRLLENGANSSFVNRIGDETVSIDDLIADPVEVTRAQARPGSKHDKIALPRELFGKSRLNSAGLDLSNEQTLQNLSTTFKATAASPGQAKPLLGFEPDLGEEQAVLNPADHRDRVGSVIPVTTQDVVKAATAAAEALARWQAVTAAERADLLDRSAALLEERMDHLLPLIMREAGKSLPNAIAEVREAVDFLRYYAEQARRTLGVSHLPLGPVVCISPWNFPLAIFLGQISAALVAGNTVLAKPAEETPLIAYETIGILHEAGIPRSVIQLLPGDGRIGAALVAAPETAGVMFTGSTEVARLIQKQLSGRLSSAGKPIPLIAETGGQNAMIVDSSALAEQVVGDVIASAFDSAGQRCSALRVLCLQDDVADRVLTMLKGALAELSIGRTDRLSVDIGPVITEEARQTIEGHIERMRILGRTIHQAAMPKETELGTFVAPTIVELTSIKDLQREIFGPVLHVIRFKRNDLDRLIDDINATGYGLTFGLHTRLDETIAHVLSRVKTGNRYVNRNIIGAVVGVQPFGGRGLSGTGPKAGGPLYLGRLVQTPPVPPQLSSVHRDAALGDFARWLEDRQQAQVAELARTIGGASALGLELQLPGPVGEQNLYALHPRGRILLVPQTEAGLYQQLAAALATGNTAVVDISNSVLANLLHALPSSVAARLQRTKDWKADAPFAGALIEGEGEFLTESLRRLAALPGPLVLAQAAASNAMAKPDVYCLNWLLEEVSTSINTAAAGGNASLMTIG encoded by the coding sequence ATGACTGTGCAAACTCCGCTGTCGGTCGCAGACCCCTATGCTCTCAAACCTGCTTTCAGTGATTTTGCTCCGTCGATCCGGCCGCCATCGCAACTGCGGCAGGCGATCACCAATGCCTATCGTCGTGCGGAAATTGATTGCGTCCTGCCACTTCTCGATGAGGCCAGTCTGGAACCGCAGCAGAAGCAGGCAGTGCGCAAAACTGCAAGAACGCTGGTGACTGCTCTTCGAGGAAAGCATCGTGGCTCTGGCGTTGAGGGGCTCGTCCACGAATATTCGCTGTCCAGCCAGGAGGGAGTGGCGCTCATGTGCCTTGCAGAGGCACTGCTCCGCATACCCGACATGGCGACACGCGATGCGCTGATCCGCGACAAGATCTCCCATGGCGACTGGAAATCCCATGTCGGCGGCGGGAGGTCGCTCTTCGTCAATGCGGCAAGCTGGGGTCTTGTCGTGACCGGCAAGCTGACCGCGACCGTGAATGATCGAAGCCTGACGGCAGCACTCACCCGCCTGATCGCTCGTTGCGGCGAGCCGGTCGTCCGACGCGGCGTCGATATGGCCATGCGCATGATGGGCGAACAGTTCGTCACCGGCGAGACGATCGATGAAGCTCTGAGCCGTGCTCGCGAGATGGAGCAGAAAGGCTTTGGCTATTCCTACGACATGCTGGGAGAAGCAGCCACAACGAAGGCCGATGCCGAGCGTTACTTCCGTGATTATGAGAACGCCATTCACGCCATTGGACGGCAAGCAAATGGGCGCGGAGTTTATGCCGGTCCGGGCATCTCCATCAAACTGTCGGCCCTGCATCCACGCTATTCCCGCTCCCAGGCGGCGCGCGTTATGGCGGAATTGCTGCCTCGGGTGAAAGCCCTTTGCCACTTGGCGAAAGGCTATGACATCGGCCTCAATATTGACGCTGAAGAGGCGGACCGTCTCGAGCTTTCGCTCGATCTTCTCGAAGAGATCTGCTTCGACCCAGAGCTGGCTGGCTGGAACGGTATCGGTTTCGTCGTGCAGGCCTATGGCAAGCGCTGCCCCTTCGTGCTCGATTTCATCATCGATCTTGCCAGCCGGTCCGGCCATCGTATCATGGTGCGGCTGGTCAAGGGCGCCTACTGGGACGCAGAAATCAAGCGTGCACACCTGGATGGTCTAGAGGACTTTCCCGTCTTTACGCGCAAGGTCCATACCGATGTTTCCTACATCGCCTGCGCTCGCAAGCTGCTGGCAGCGCGCGATCTCGTCTTTCCGCAGTTTGCCACTCATAATGCCCAGACGCTGGCCACCATCTATCAGCTGGCCGGGCCGGAATTTTCCATCGGCAGCTATGAATTCCAGTGCCTGCACGGCATGGGCGAGCCTCTTTATGAAGAGGTTGTCGATCCGGCCAAGCTGGCGCGGCCATGCCGCATCTACGCGCCTGTCGGCACGCACGAAACCCTGTTGGCCTATCTCGTGCGCCGTCTTCTGGAAAACGGTGCCAACTCATCCTTTGTCAATCGTATCGGTGACGAAACGGTCAGCATTGATGACCTGATTGCCGATCCGGTCGAGGTCACGCGCGCTCAGGCCAGACCGGGCTCGAAGCATGACAAGATCGCCTTGCCGCGCGAACTTTTCGGTAAGAGCCGTTTGAATTCCGCTGGCCTTGATCTTTCCAACGAACAGACGCTTCAAAACCTTTCAACTACGTTCAAGGCCACTGCAGCCTCGCCCGGACAGGCGAAGCCGCTTCTTGGCTTTGAACCCGACCTCGGTGAGGAGCAGGCTGTTTTGAACCCTGCCGACCATCGCGATCGGGTTGGAAGCGTCATCCCCGTCACGACGCAGGATGTTGTGAAGGCCGCAACAGCGGCAGCTGAGGCTCTTGCCCGTTGGCAGGCCGTGACAGCCGCCGAGCGAGCCGATTTGCTGGATCGATCCGCCGCTCTTCTGGAAGAGCGCATGGATCACCTGCTGCCGCTGATCATGCGGGAGGCCGGAAAATCTCTTCCCAACGCCATTGCCGAAGTGCGTGAAGCGGTCGATTTCCTGCGTTACTATGCCGAACAGGCACGCCGGACCCTTGGTGTTTCGCATCTCCCGCTTGGTCCCGTTGTCTGTATCAGCCCGTGGAACTTCCCGCTCGCCATCTTCCTCGGCCAGATCTCTGCCGCCCTGGTTGCCGGGAACACGGTTCTCGCCAAGCCAGCGGAAGAAACGCCGCTGATTGCCTACGAGACAATTGGCATCCTGCATGAGGCAGGCATTCCGCGGAGCGTCATCCAGCTTCTTCCCGGTGATGGCCGCATCGGCGCGGCTCTCGTGGCGGCTCCTGAAACCGCGGGCGTCATGTTCACCGGCTCGACGGAGGTGGCGAGGCTGATCCAGAAGCAACTGTCGGGTCGTCTCTCTTCCGCAGGCAAGCCCATTCCGCTGATTGCTGAAACGGGCGGTCAGAATGCCATGATCGTCGATTCGTCTGCTCTGGCCGAACAGGTTGTCGGCGATGTCATTGCGTCTGCTTTCGATAGCGCTGGCCAACGCTGCTCAGCACTTCGCGTCTTGTGCCTGCAGGACGACGTTGCCGATCGTGTTCTGACGATGCTGAAGGGTGCGCTCGCCGAGCTATCCATTGGCAGGACCGACCGGCTATCCGTTGATATCGGCCCGGTTATTACAGAAGAGGCGCGCCAGACGATCGAAGGTCACATAGAGCGGATGCGCATTCTGGGGCGCACCATCCATCAGGCCGCAATGCCGAAGGAAACCGAACTCGGGACCTTCGTTGCTCCCACGATTGTGGAACTGACCTCGATCAAGGATCTGCAGCGTGAGATTTTTGGGCCGGTTCTTCACGTCATCCGTTTCAAGCGGAACGACCTCGACCGGCTGATCGACGATATCAATGCCACGGGGTATGGCCTGACCTTCGGCCTCCACACGCGCCTGGATGAAACCATCGCCCACGTACTCAGCCGTGTGAAGACCGGCAATCGCTACGTGAACCGCAACATCATCGGTGCCGTTGTGGGTGTGCAGCCATTTGGTGGTCGTGGCCTGTCCGGAACCGGTCCGAAGGCGGGCGGTCCTCTTTATCTCGGTCGTCTTGTCCAGACACCTCCGGTGCCGCCGCAGTTGAGCTCGGTGCATCGCGATGCGGCCTTGGGCGATTTTGCCCGTTGGCTGGAAGATCGTCAGCAGGCGCAAGTGGCCGAATTGGCGCGCACGATTGGCGGCGCTTCGGCGTTGGGGCTTGAATTGCAACTGCCAGGACCGGTTGGCGAGCAGAACCTCTACGCACTTCACCCGCGAGGTCGCATCCTGCTGGTTCCGCAAACAGAAGCGGGTCTTTATCAGCAATTGGCCGCAGCTCTGGCCACAGGAAATACAGCCGTCGTTGACATCAGCAATTCGGTTCTTGCGAACCTGCTGCATGCGCTTCCGTCGAGCGTGGCTGCACGCTTGCAGCGTACGAAAGACTGGAAAGCGGATGCACCCTTCGCCGGTGCGCTGATCGAGGGAGAGGGTGAGTTTCTGACAGAATCGCTTCGGCGCCTGGCAGCACTTCCTGGCCCCCTGGTCCTCGCACAGGCTGCGGCATCAAATGCTATGGCCAAGCCCGATGTCTATTGTCTGAATTGGCTGCTGGAGGAAGTATCCACCTCGATCAACACGGCAGCCGCTGGCGGCAATGCCAGCCTGATGACAATTGGGTGA
- a CDS encoding Lrp/AsnC family transcriptional regulator produces MEIRKTSELDAFDLKILDVVAADGRISVTELAEKIGLSKTPCNARLKRLVDEGYILGFRAVINLPKLGLDHVAFAEVKLSDTREKALTEFNQAISRIKEVEECHMIAGRFDYLIKIRTQSIRRYREVLGEKISSLPYVASTSTSVAMQSVKER; encoded by the coding sequence ATGGAAATCCGCAAAACAAGCGAACTCGACGCATTCGATCTGAAGATACTGGATGTTGTGGCCGCAGATGGCCGGATCTCGGTGACGGAACTCGCGGAGAAGATCGGTCTATCGAAGACTCCGTGCAACGCTCGCCTGAAGCGGCTTGTCGATGAAGGCTATATTCTGGGATTTCGTGCCGTGATCAATCTGCCAAAACTGGGACTGGATCACGTTGCTTTCGCGGAAGTGAAGCTTTCCGACACGCGAGAGAAAGCACTCACCGAATTCAATCAGGCCATTTCAAGAATCAAGGAAGTGGAAGAGTGCCATATGATCGCCGGCCGCTTCGATTATCTCATCAAGATCAGAACGCAGAGCATCCGGCGGTATCGCGAAGTGCTGGGAGAAAAGATCTCAAGCCTGCCCTATGTCGCCAGCACGTCAACATCTGTCGCAATGCAATCAGTCAAAGAACGATAA
- a CDS encoding DUF1328 domain-containing protein yields the protein MLKWALIFLVISLISGFLGFSGVSAATATIARVLFFIAIVIFLIFLVLAFMAGSAVL from the coding sequence ATGCTGAAGTGGGCACTCATCTTTCTCGTCATCTCGCTGATTTCCGGATTTCTGGGCTTTTCAGGCGTATCGGCCGCGACGGCAACGATTGCCCGCGTCCTCTTCTTCATCGCGATCGTGATCTTCCTGATCTTTCTGGTTCTCGCGTTCATGGCAGGAAGTGCGGTCCTGTAG
- a CDS encoding DMT family transporter, whose amino-acid sequence MTTAGPAIMLLGMVLFALNDAMGKWLVASYGLGQVILLRSVAALIILAPFLWLGGKQAILQAERPWLQAARVFFSTVEIFCFYYAVMYMPLADVMTYWLAAPIYVAAASPFILGEKVGWRRWLAIAIGFVGVIVTLEPSSAMFTMPALISIVGTAAFAFMLISGRSLRNTPDTTLVFFQLAASGIAGLFIAPFDWAPLKSTTEGLLLGLLGIVAMCAHILVNRALKISDAATVAPLQYTLLLWAVIFGWAFFGEVPRLPMILGAALIVGSGLFIFFREQQLKKRDKVLPSIPE is encoded by the coding sequence ATGACAACGGCAGGACCTGCGATCATGCTGCTCGGCATGGTTCTGTTCGCTTTGAACGACGCCATGGGGAAATGGCTCGTCGCCAGCTATGGCCTCGGTCAGGTCATTCTCCTGAGAAGCGTTGCTGCGCTCATTATCCTGGCACCGTTTCTGTGGCTCGGGGGCAAGCAGGCGATATTGCAGGCGGAACGGCCGTGGCTGCAAGCGGCACGTGTCTTTTTCTCGACAGTCGAGATCTTCTGCTTCTACTATGCGGTCATGTACATGCCGCTCGCGGATGTGATGACCTACTGGCTGGCCGCACCGATCTATGTGGCCGCCGCATCACCGTTCATTCTGGGAGAGAAGGTTGGATGGCGCCGATGGCTCGCCATTGCCATCGGTTTCGTTGGCGTAATCGTGACGCTCGAACCGTCGAGCGCGATGTTCACCATGCCGGCGCTGATTTCGATCGTCGGTACTGCCGCCTTCGCCTTCATGCTGATTTCCGGCCGCAGCCTGCGTAACACGCCCGATACGACACTGGTGTTCTTTCAACTGGCTGCATCCGGGATCGCAGGTCTGTTCATTGCGCCGTTCGACTGGGCTCCTTTGAAATCGACAACGGAAGGCCTGCTTTTGGGACTGCTGGGTATCGTGGCCATGTGCGCGCATATTCTCGTCAATCGCGCCCTGAAGATATCCGATGCCGCGACGGTCGCGCCGCTTCAGTATACACTTCTGCTCTGGGCTGTGATCTTCGGCTGGGCCTTCTTCGGAGAAGTGCCTCGACTGCCCATGATCCTTGGCGCAGCCCTGATTGTGGGCTCAGGCTTGTTCATCTTCTTCCGCGAGCAGCAACTGAAGAAGCGCGACAAGGTGCTGCCGAGCATTCCGGAATAG
- a CDS encoding fumarylacetoacetate hydrolase family protein — protein MILPHEPEALLVGRVWSKAQDGPCLVLVRNAHVLDITPLGPTMSALLERQDLVATLQAGSFQNLGSLDSFLDGSAGQLLAPVDLQAVKAAGVTFADSMLERVIEEQARGDASRALEIRQRLAPVIGDNLKGVAAGSEKAAQVKALLQEMNLWSQYLEVGIGPDAEIFTKSQPMSSVGCGAEVGIHPISEWNNPEPEVVLSVRSDGTIIGATLGNDVNLRDVEGRSALLLGKAKDNNASCSIGPFIRLFDDRFTLEELGQVRVSLLVEGEDGFQMTGESAMSAISRSPANLAGQLLNRNHQYPDGAVLFLGTMFAPVKDRRGKGQGFTHEVGDRVEIATPRLGRLVNWVNRSDACPPWTFGSTALFQNLARRGLL, from the coding sequence ATGATCCTGCCGCATGAGCCGGAGGCGCTTCTTGTCGGACGCGTCTGGTCAAAAGCGCAGGACGGTCCATGCCTGGTTCTTGTCCGGAATGCGCATGTCCTGGATATCACACCACTGGGCCCGACCATGTCTGCCCTTCTTGAGCGGCAGGATCTCGTCGCCACATTGCAAGCAGGGAGTTTCCAGAACCTTGGCTCTCTGGACAGCTTCCTGGATGGATCAGCCGGGCAACTCCTGGCGCCGGTCGATCTTCAGGCGGTGAAGGCCGCAGGCGTAACCTTTGCCGACAGTATGTTGGAACGGGTTATAGAAGAGCAGGCGAGGGGAGATGCATCGCGTGCTCTGGAAATTCGTCAACGTTTGGCGCCGGTGATCGGTGACAATTTAAAGGGCGTTGCCGCAGGCTCGGAAAAGGCCGCACAGGTCAAGGCGCTCTTGCAGGAAATGAATCTCTGGTCGCAATATCTGGAAGTCGGTATCGGCCCGGACGCGGAAATTTTCACGAAATCCCAGCCGATGTCCTCCGTCGGTTGTGGCGCCGAGGTTGGTATTCATCCGATTTCCGAGTGGAACAATCCGGAACCGGAGGTCGTGCTATCCGTGCGCTCAGACGGAACAATCATCGGCGCGACACTGGGCAATGATGTGAACCTTCGGGATGTTGAAGGACGCTCGGCGCTCCTTCTGGGCAAGGCGAAAGACAACAATGCCTCCTGCTCCATCGGACCCTTCATCCGCCTCTTCGATGACCGTTTCACGCTGGAGGAACTCGGTCAGGTGAGGGTTTCGCTTCTGGTGGAGGGGGAAGATGGCTTCCAGATGACGGGCGAGAGTGCCATGTCAGCGATCAGCCGCAGTCCTGCCAACCTTGCCGGGCAGTTGTTGAACCGCAACCATCAATATCCGGATGGCGCGGTGCTCTTCCTGGGCACGATGTTCGCGCCCGTTAAGGACCGGCGCGGCAAGGGACAGGGCTTCACCCATGAGGTCGGTGATCGGGTGGAGATCGCAACGCCGCGGCTCGGTCGACTGGTAAACTGGGTCAACCGCTCGGATGCTTGCCCGCCCTGGACCTTTGGCTCTACGGCCCTGTTCCAGAATCTCGCACGCAGAGGCCTCCTGTAA
- a CDS encoding M20 family metallopeptidase, giving the protein MNDQQLVDTAHSLAEGQAFFDTLSRLIARRSISQSEGQVKDLHAYLQQDMLPLLEPMGFDCRILDNPTGSGGPFLIAERIEDEKRPTILIYGHGDVCNGEAARWRSGLNPFVLSREGDRLYGRGTADNKIQHLINILALRHIIEHRGSLGFNVRLLIEMGEETGSKGLHQLCEAHRQELAADVLIASDGPRLQADIPTMFMGSRGGVSFELRVDLREGEFHSGNFGGLLADPVTLLAHAIATIVDARGQILVPEWRPDSLTDDIRAALRGLPDRRHDADWGEESLTPAERVFGWNSFAVLAISAGNIAAPQNAICGTARAACQLRFVVGTNMDELLPSLRRHLDAHGYPMVEVHEVGHAPFKATRFPPDHPWVRFVERSIMHSTGKSVHVLPNLAGSLPNDVFTDILGLPTIWIPHSHAECGQHGPNEHALVSIAGEGLRIMTALFLDIGKTTELPS; this is encoded by the coding sequence ATGAATGATCAGCAGCTTGTCGATACAGCGCACTCTCTAGCCGAAGGCCAGGCATTTTTCGATACTCTGTCCCGGCTGATCGCACGTCGATCCATCAGTCAATCGGAAGGACAGGTTAAGGATCTCCATGCCTATCTGCAGCAGGACATGTTGCCGCTCCTCGAGCCAATGGGTTTTGATTGCCGGATCCTGGACAATCCGACCGGGAGCGGCGGCCCCTTCCTGATCGCCGAGCGTATCGAAGATGAAAAGCGGCCCACAATTCTCATCTATGGCCACGGCGACGTCTGCAATGGCGAGGCAGCGCGGTGGCGTTCCGGTCTGAACCCTTTCGTTCTCTCCCGAGAAGGAGATCGACTGTATGGACGCGGAACAGCGGACAACAAGATCCAGCATCTCATCAATATCCTGGCACTTCGCCATATCATTGAGCACCGCGGTTCTCTCGGGTTCAATGTTCGGCTTCTGATCGAGATGGGTGAAGAGACTGGGTCTAAGGGCCTGCACCAGTTATGCGAAGCCCACAGGCAAGAGCTGGCTGCCGATGTTCTGATCGCGTCCGATGGGCCGCGCCTCCAGGCCGATATCCCCACGATGTTCATGGGGTCGCGCGGTGGTGTGTCCTTCGAATTGCGGGTTGATTTGCGCGAGGGCGAGTTTCACTCGGGCAATTTCGGCGGCCTTCTCGCCGATCCGGTCACGCTGCTTGCCCATGCCATCGCCACCATCGTCGACGCCCGCGGTCAAATCCTCGTCCCCGAATGGCGACCGGACAGTCTGACTGACGATATCCGCGCGGCGCTCCGAGGGCTACCTGATCGACGCCATGATGCAGATTGGGGCGAAGAGAGCCTGACGCCCGCCGAACGGGTCTTCGGCTGGAATTCCTTTGCGGTCCTCGCCATCTCTGCTGGCAACATTGCAGCGCCCCAGAACGCAATCTGTGGCACTGCGCGCGCGGCCTGCCAGCTGAGATTTGTTGTCGGCACCAATATGGATGAGCTTCTTCCCTCGCTTCGCAGGCATCTCGATGCGCACGGCTACCCGATGGTGGAGGTCCATGAGGTCGGCCATGCGCCTTTCAAGGCCACACGCTTTCCGCCGGATCATCCCTGGGTGCGGTTCGTGGAGCGGTCCATCATGCACTCAACCGGCAAATCGGTGCATGTTTTGCCCAATCTTGCCGGATCGCTTCCGAACGATGTTTTCACGGACATTCTTGGCCTTCCGACGATCTGGATACCGCATTCGCACGCCGAGTGTGGCCAGCACGGGCCCAATGAACATGCATTGGTGTCCATTGCGGGAGAAGGTCTGCGAATCATGACTGCGCTGTTCCTGGACATCGGAAAGACAACGGAATTGCCCAGCTGA
- a CDS encoding porin, translating into MNIKSLLLGSAAALAAVSGAQAADAIVAAQPEPMEYVRVCDAFGAGFFYIPGSETCLKIGGYVRFQTGFGRDLSGTSDWDSFTRAQLEIDARSDTELGTLRGFIGLRGDADNSSNRGVNVDQAFIELGGLKVGYFYNWWDDGLSGETDVLANNSIFNSIRYTFTAGAFYAGLSVDELESLNTTITNNNVGISGIIGGAFGPAKVALVGGYDTDREEGAARVIATAELGPGTLGLAAVWASGANAYYNASEWAVAAEYAVKVTDRFKITPGAQYFWTLDQNRFGDFTGNRDGWKAGLTFDYQLATNLSTKVAVNYQDFDNQQEQWTGFVRLQRAF; encoded by the coding sequence ATGAACATCAAGAGCCTTCTTCTCGGCTCCGCTGCTGCCCTTGCAGCAGTATCCGGCGCCCAGGCTGCCGACGCTATCGTTGCTGCTCAGCCGGAGCCGATGGAATACGTTCGCGTTTGCGACGCATTCGGCGCTGGCTTCTTCTACATCCCGGGTTCTGAGACCTGCCTGAAGATCGGTGGCTACGTTCGTTTCCAGACGGGCTTCGGTCGTGACCTGTCGGGCACGTCTGACTGGGATAGCTTCACACGCGCACAGCTCGAAATCGACGCCCGTTCGGACACCGAACTCGGCACGCTTCGTGGCTTCATCGGCCTGCGTGGCGACGCTGACAACTCTTCCAACCGCGGCGTAAACGTCGACCAGGCCTTCATCGAACTCGGTGGCCTCAAGGTTGGTTACTTCTACAACTGGTGGGATGACGGCCTCTCTGGCGAAACCGACGTTCTGGCCAACAACTCCATCTTCAACTCGATCCGTTACACCTTCACGGCTGGCGCTTTCTATGCCGGTCTCTCGGTTGACGAACTCGAAAGCCTGAACACCACGATCACCAACAACAACGTTGGCATCTCCGGTATTATCGGTGGCGCATTCGGTCCTGCCAAGGTTGCTCTCGTTGGCGGTTACGACACCGACCGCGAAGAAGGCGCAGCACGCGTTATCGCAACGGCTGAACTCGGCCCGGGCACGCTTGGCCTGGCAGCTGTATGGGCTTCCGGCGCGAACGCCTACTACAACGCTTCCGAGTGGGCTGTTGCAGCTGAATACGCTGTGAAGGTTACTGATCGCTTCAAGATCACCCCCGGCGCTCAGTACTTCTGGACGCTCGACCAGAACCGCTTTGGCGACTTCACTGGCAACCGTGACGGCTGGAAGGCTGGTCTGACATTCGACTACCAGCTCGCAACCAACCTCTCCACGAAGGTTGCTGTGAACTACCAGGACTTCGACAACCAGCAGGAACAGTGGACCGGTTTCGTCCGCCTCCAGCGCGCATTCTGA